From Micrococcus porci, one genomic window encodes:
- a CDS encoding LysR substrate-binding domain-containing protein, which produces MAVTPCLCSRNGSAGTLSSSNTVARRTRSGRCATGAIDAALIRSSPPKRAIGPGLERLPLFTERLVVSVTSSDSRARQESVTLADLADGPVAVCATAPTATGELWSTTAHMPRTISVANTGEWLTRIAVGDAIGITAEATTHNHRAPEVVYLPIEDAPPVTVALTWPGQRRSHPQVGVVATCAQDYFTRLIDIGSPPRLLSTGADGQLA; this is translated from the coding sequence TTGGCCGTCACACCTTGCCTCTGTTCCAGGAATGGAAGCGCGGGCACGCTGAGCTCATCGAATACAGTCGCCCGACGGACCCGATCTGGGCGCTGCGCGACGGGGGCGATCGATGCCGCACTCATCCGCTCTTCTCCACCCAAACGTGCCATTGGTCCGGGTTTGGAGCGGTTACCGCTGTTCACCGAACGCCTGGTTGTATCGGTGACGAGCAGCGACTCCCGTGCCCGGCAGGAGTCGGTGACCCTAGCCGATCTCGCTGACGGGCCGGTGGCGGTCTGCGCGACCGCTCCGACGGCCACCGGGGAGCTGTGGAGTACGACTGCTCACATGCCGCGCACGATCTCGGTGGCGAACACGGGCGAGTGGTTAACCCGCATCGCTGTCGGCGACGCCATCGGCATCACTGCAGAGGCGACAACGCACAATCACCGCGCGCCGGAGGTGGTCTATCTGCCCATCGAGGATGCCCCACCGGTGACCGTGGCGCTGACCTGGCCAGGGCAGAGGAGGAGCCACCCGCAGGTGGGGGTCGTCGCCACCTGCGCACAGGACTACTTCACCCGACTCATCGACATCGGCTCCCCACCCCGCCTGCTCTCCACCGGGGCCGATGGTCAGCTGGCGTAG
- a CDS encoding carboxymuconolactone decarboxylase family protein has translation MPRFSRLTPETAVGASRDLLGDLVERHGQVGDMVSTMAHSPAVLGGYLDLSKAMRRAKLDRKVSELVSIAVQSKQGCGMCLASHISAARSLGVSDDEIALAQQGTAMTSPVAAMIALGLQVYREPTSITDEQIDELRGYGYSDREISDVVGVVSLNILTGAFNLVAGLTPGD, from the coding sequence ATGCCCCGTTTTTCCCGATTAACCCCTGAGACCGCAGTGGGGGCCTCACGAGACTTGCTCGGCGATCTCGTCGAGCGGCACGGCCAGGTCGGAGACATGGTCTCGACGATGGCGCACTCCCCGGCGGTGCTCGGCGGTTATCTCGACCTGAGCAAAGCCATGCGTCGCGCCAAGCTCGACCGTAAAGTCAGCGAGCTCGTTTCGATCGCCGTGCAGTCGAAGCAGGGATGCGGAATGTGCCTGGCCTCGCACATCAGCGCGGCACGATCGCTCGGGGTCAGCGATGACGAGATCGCACTCGCCCAGCAGGGTACGGCGATGACCAGCCCGGTCGCGGCGATGATCGCGCTCGGCCTCCAGGTCTACCGTGAGCCTACGTCGATCACCGACGAGCAGATTGACGAGCTTCGGGGATACGGGTACAGCGACCGTGAGATCTCTGATGTCGTCGGGGTCGTGTCGCTGAACATTCTCACCGGCGCCTTCAACCTGGTTGCTGGCCTCACGCCGGGCGACTGA
- a CDS encoding ArsR/SmtB family transcription factor — protein MKEVEHAHATYDTPHLNAAVGVFALLANLVSVKMILAIRDIEVSANHLADIVDLPVDQTSHELHRLESAGIVSRQRRESRDFYLLNGVHAGALAEAAIFHAEHQQQERTRAGSPTSNLRPN, from the coding sequence ATGAAAGAGGTTGAGCACGCGCACGCCACGTATGACACACCGCATCTGAATGCGGCGGTCGGAGTCTTCGCGTTGCTGGCGAATCTGGTGAGTGTGAAGATGATCCTCGCCATTCGCGACATCGAGGTCTCTGCCAATCATCTGGCGGACATCGTCGACCTTCCCGTCGACCAGACCTCCCACGAGCTTCACCGCCTGGAGTCGGCCGGGATCGTGAGTCGGCAGCGACGCGAGTCCCGCGACTTCTACCTATTGAACGGTGTGCATGCCGGGGCGCTGGCTGAGGCTGCGATCTTCCATGCCGAACATCAGCAGCAGGAACGCACTCGTGCAGGTTCTCCCACCTCGAACTTGCGACCGAACTGA
- a CDS encoding metal-sensitive transcriptional regulator, with the protein MSVDNDSHQHGYISDKERYLGRMKRIEGQARGIAKMIDEEKYCIDILTQVSALTRALQGVATGLLDDHLKHCVLDAAKLSDEAAVEKIQEATDAINRLVRS; encoded by the coding sequence ATGTCTGTCGATAACGATTCCCACCAGCACGGCTACATCAGCGACAAGGAGCGCTATCTCGGCCGCATGAAGCGCATCGAAGGACAGGCGCGTGGGATCGCGAAGATGATCGATGAGGAGAAGTACTGCATCGACATCCTCACCCAGGTCTCCGCCCTGACCCGTGCCCTCCAGGGGGTCGCGACTGGTCTGCTCGACGACCATCTCAAGCACTGCGTGCTTGATGCCGCCAAGCTCAGCGACGAGGCGGCCGTCGAGAAGATCCAGGAAGCCACCGACGCCATCAACCGGCTCGTTCGCTCCTGA